In a genomic window of Rhinoderma darwinii isolate aRhiDar2 chromosome 10, aRhiDar2.hap1, whole genome shotgun sequence:
- the LOC142662206 gene encoding cell adhesion molecule CEACAM1-like: protein MSPGVCLLSVFVATWMPSVFGINITVFPHSPRVNQTVLLNIWVTPENVQHYDWYKGDTTNATQQIIRIDSTGFIIKGQSFFRESTVLLNGSLQITNANKTHEGFYTVSVQQANQLKQGKVYLTLEEPSGGLSNGAIAGIIIAVIVVVVVIAVSLFVYVKKGSSAANVREDVL, encoded by the exons ATGAGCCCCGGGGTCTGTCTCCTGTCCG TTTTCGTGGCTACATGGATGCCTTCAGTATTTGGAATTAACATTACAGTTTTCCCACATTCTCCTCGGGTAAATCAGACTGTTCTTCTCAATATCTGGGTTACACCTGAAAACGTCCAACATTATGATTGGTACAAAGGAGATACTACAAATGCAACGCAGCAGATCATAAGGATCGACTCAACGGGATTCATCATTAAAGGACAGAGTTTTTTTCGGGAATCCACCGTGCTATTAAATGGCTCTTTGCAGATTACAAACGCCAATAAAACCCATGAGGGTTTTTACACCGTCAGTGTACAACAAGCGAATCAGCTGAAACAGGGCAAGGTGTACTTGACTTTAGAAG AACCCAGTGGCGGATTGAGCAATGGTGCTATAGCGGGAATTATCATCGCTGTGATCGTGGTGGTTGTTGTGATTGCAGTATCGCTTTTTGTGTATGTGAAGAAAGGCAGCTCTGCGG CCAACGTCCGAGAAGATGTGCTCTGA